From the Desulfovibrio sp. JY genome, one window contains:
- a CDS encoding PTS sugar transporter subunit IIA, translating to MNGQTRSETPVGVVIVTHTDYGTWLLKAAECILGDQEHCRCVSVDMATEVDHILASLKTAIKETDQGGGVLILTDMFGGTPTNLSLSLLGSGRLEVLTGVNLPMLIKILGARTKDLETLAAEGKQAGCQGIVVAGEVLRKRVAEG from the coding sequence ATGAATGGGCAAACCCGCTCGGAGACGCCGGTTGGCGTGGTGATCGTCACCCACACCGATTACGGCACGTGGCTTTTGAAGGCGGCGGAATGCATCCTGGGTGACCAGGAACATTGCCGTTGCGTGAGCGTGGACATGGCCACCGAGGTGGACCACATCCTGGCGTCGCTGAAGACCGCCATCAAGGAAACCGACCAGGGCGGCGGCGTGCTTATCCTGACCGATATGTTCGGCGGCACGCCGACCAACCTCAGCCTGTCGCTTCTGGGCTCGGGTCGGCTCGAGGTGCTCACGGGCGTCAATTTGCCCATGCTCATCAAGATCCTCGGCGCGCGGACCAAGGACCTGGAGACGCTGGCCGCCGAAGGCAAGCAGGCCGGCTGCCAGGGAATCGTCGTGGCGGGCGAGGTACTGCGCAAGCGGGTCGCCGAAGGTTAG